A single Cannabis sativa cultivar Pink pepper isolate KNU-18-1 chromosome 7, ASM2916894v1, whole genome shotgun sequence DNA region contains:
- the LOC133029297 gene encoding uncharacterized protein LOC133029297 → MAITRSSSSPSPVLKKKSKMGKKSLANKSKGKRPINDDFDSDFEAPMPKRVRPHSSKKSKLNLEEPTLPEISGKKFQKSITHAEDRTEVWDCKFSPSDFYRSKCVCTSVYSVINNIKNTLSVNLLSLFRQTQFGHFLDMPEFVFHPQVVHSLLLREVLQPNPKEFWAKVAGRCIRFSAEEFYLISV, encoded by the exons ATGGCAATCACTCGGTCATCTTCATCCCCTTCTCCAgttctcaaaaaaaaatcaaaaatgggcAAGAAATCTTTGGCCAACAAATCCAAGGGTAAACGCCCAATCAATGATGAttttgattctgattttgaagCTCCCATGCCGAAGCGTGTGAGACCCCATTCTTCGAAGAAATCGAAGCTGAACTTGGAGGAGCCCACGCTTCCAGAAATTTCtgggaaaaaatttcaaaaatctatTACACATGCTGAAGATCGGACTGAG GTTTGGGACTGTAAATTTAGTCCTTCTGATTTTTACAGATCTAAGTGTGTGTGCACCAGTGTGTATTCTgtgataaataatattaaaaacactTTATCTGTTAATTTGCTTTCTTTGTTTCGTCAAACTCAGTTTGGGCATTTTCTGGATATGCCTGAGTTTGTTTTTCACCCACAAGTCGTTCATAGTTTATTACTAAGGGAAGTTTTACAGCCTAATCCTAAGGAGTTTTGGGCTAAGGTTGCTGGCCGTTGCATACGGTTTAGTGCCGAAGAATTTTACCTTATTTCGGTTTAG